CAGCGTATTCGAGAAGCTATTCGTCATTCAATCGCTAATCTTAAAAGTGAATCAGCAATACATTGCCTCCGCCGCACAGGCTGATCGCTATCGAGTTGAACCCCCTTTCAAACTACAAGGCAGTTATCGCAACATGAACAAAATGGCCGAGAAAGTATCGGCAGTAATGAATCATGACGAGCTAATGCAACTGATCGAAGACCACTATCAAGGCGAGGCGCAGCTACTTACCAACGGTACGGAGCAGAATCTACTTAAGCTTGCCGAGTTACGCGGTAACTTAACGCCCGAAGAAACAGTTCGTTGGGAGCAAATTCGAGCCGACTTTAAGCGCAGTAAAGCATTAGGCGGAGAAGACATCGATGGCAGCACGCGAATCGCCAATCAGATGATGGACTTAGTAGCACGACTAGACGAAATCAATGAGTCGGTTGCGAGTTCCGTGGCTGCCAGCAAACAACAACATGCTAGTGATGGAGCAGCTCAATCTAAATTGGCTGAGCAACGACTCGAGTTAGAAGCGAAACAAACGCGCGCGTTACTAAAATCTCTGGCGTCCATTAGCGAAGCGCTGGGCACACAGGCCGCTCCTACCGTTGAAGTGATTAATCAGCCATCAGACAAAATGATCAATACACTAGACATCATGGCAGCCGCGATGGAAACCAGCATACAACCGCTACTCCTAAGCATGGAGAAGAAGATGGATATTGATCTGCGCACCTTAGAAAAAATCCATGATTTAACGCAGCGCATCCAAACGATTAAAGATGAAGCATCCTTGACCACGCGCACGACTCAGCGCAAAACGAGCAAAACTCAGCAAGGGTCTAGTAGAGAAGCGACTAAGCAAAAGCCAAACAAGGACTAAGCAGCACGCTTGACCGATAATTCGCCGCCATACAGGAGACCTAGCGCTGGCATCAAACAGGTTTTGATACCAGCGCTAAACTTGAACAGTTATTTAACAGAGTCAGGACAACAACCACACACCGTCATCGGTACGCCTTTGTTGGTCCACTGCCCGTTCCACTTCGAGAAACCAGCCTGTGGTGCACACGCCGTTGGGCACGCCGCATCAGCTTGCGCTTGATTATTAATAAGAGTGGCCGACGCTACGTCTTTGCATTGCCCCAAAATCATGTCATCAAAACTATGACTTAGATGCGCAGCAAACGAAGTATTTGGTTGGTTCGCCACATTCGCGGTGCCGTTGTAGTTGTGACATCCGAAACAATTCAATGCGCCGCCGCCGTTTGCCGCGCTCCCTTGAAAAGTTGTCTCCAATACCACATTCGCTAGCTCTAATGAGCCACGCTGATTGGTGGTCGATGCGGGGCTAGACGAACCTGAGCCTTTACTGATATCCGAAACCCACAAAGCCCCATTGAATTCGTAACTTTTCCACACATCAAGACTAGCCGGTACGCCTGCGCCAGCCAACACGGTTTGTTGCGCTGCATTCAACTTTTCAATCAACGCAATATTAAGGCCATTACGTGTATCAATAGGGTCGCCCTCTACCGTGCCATACGGAAACTCTTGGCAGATATCATTGCCACGCTGACCTGACGGCAAGCTAACCGTCGTAAATGGTTGAGACTCGTTGAGTTTTTGGCAGGCTGTGGCGTCGACTGCGCAAGCCTCGCTGGTAAAATCGTACGCCGATTGACCTTTGGCCATGTCCGCACAATCAACCGCATTGGCCTGATGGTCGAGGGTAATCCACACCATTTCTGGATGATTATCCGCCGCCACAACGATATGCCAGCCAATCATGCCAAGTGTGTAATCTACTCCATCAATGGTCGCATCTGACAACACAAATCCATCAGTGCTCTCATTCGGCTTCATGACTCTCCAAGCCATTTTCATTTCCACCGTTTTAGCTGGAAAGTTTGGCTCTGACTGAATCGCTGCATAGTCACACAGATTATGCGACAAACGAATTTCGTAGAAAACCACGTTACCGGCTTGATCATAGATCGCGTGAGCGCCCGCTTGGTCTGTTCTTTCCGGCAAAATAATAGCGCCAGTATCGTCAATGGTTTTAGCGGTACGAATACTCAAACCCCGATCCTTAGTTGCACCGTCGCACGAATTTGCGCCTATTTCCAGCACCGGATACTGGGCTTGATCTTGCCAATTAGCCAAACCCGGTTTAGCACTTGGTGAAATCAGATACAGAAACCAGTCTTGTGCGAATTGGTAGAATTCACAAAATTCAGGAGAACCCGTCACTGGGTTACTGGCAATACTTCCAGGCACCTGCGTCACCGAACGTTGCCACCAGTTGGCTGCCTGACTAAAATCACAATTTTTGACCTGATCGGCATTCGACAAGCTCGCTGCTACAGCACTCGGCTCAGCCGCCCAAAGGGTCGGGGAATAAGCACTTTGTGCTATCACAAAACTGGTTACAAGACACACGGCAATCTGTTTAGCGAGCCACAGACGTGCCCTTTTGCCACGAACATTCATTTTTGCAAGGATAATTTTTCTCATAGTACACTCCATATAACGGGGCTTTTGATCTAGCTTTGTATAAAGCTATTCATCTAGCCCCAGATCGTTAATAACTTAACAACAAACTGTGCTGTTAATCACTCAATATGAGGGCGTCTAAGCGTCAAAACGGTGATGCGTTGTCGCAACATTCCATGCGGTCCTTTCCTGCCAAGCGCTATACCGGCTGGACACAACAGTTTAGTTTTTAAAAACCGTAATGCGCCAGTTTCTCCATAAGCTCTACCAAAACTATAGTAAAGCTTAATGTGATATTACGTTGGCGATGCCGTATCGTCCGTATGACACAAATTACTTAAATTGCCGACTCCACACCGCCCCCCAGCGCGCGGTAGTCAGTCAAAAACTTGTCTGCTAACCGACAAGCTCCTAATTACCGTAAACTCTTTTTCTGGACAATGATACTGACGTTAGTCTAATAATGTAACTGCGACAATACTCACCTAATATTCCACTTCGCCAATTAAAATATTGCTGCGCCCTTTAAATTAGCTCTTTAGGATCCTAAACATGAACGATTTTACCGACCACCAAAAGCACACTGATTCAAGCATTGCCATCCCACAAGAAGCCTTCGACTGGTATGACGAATACGCCCACGGAGACATCGATCGACGTACATTCTTAGCGCGCTTGGGCACCTTAGCGATTGTTGGACTCAGCGCCAGCACGATAGCTGCTGCGCTCATTCCTGACTACGCATTGGCCGAGCAGGTATCGTTCAACGACCCAGATATTCGCGCGGAATACACTACCTTTAGTACCCCCAAAGGTCACGGAGAAGGTCGTGGATACTTGGTGGTGCCCCAAGGCAATGAGAAGCCGATGCCGACCGTGCTAGTAGTGCATGAAAATCGAGGCTTGAACCCTTATATTGAAGACGTAGCGCGCCGACTAGGCAAACAGGGATTTATCGCTTTTGCGCCCGATGCCTTGCACCCATTAGGCGGCTACCCAGGCAACGACGATGAAGGACGAGCGATGCAACGAAGTCTAGATCGAGCTAAGATCGAACAAGACTTTTTGGCCGCGGCAAATTTCTTAAAGCAGCATACAAAAGGTAACGGCAAATTGGGCGTGGTAGGGTTCTGCTTTGGTGGTTATATCAGCAATATGTTGGCCGCGGCAGCACCTGAGATTATCGACGCCGCGGTTCCGTTCTACGGCACGCCCGCCAGCGCTGATTTGATTCCCAACGTGCGTGGCCCACTGTTGATTCAATTCGCCGAAAAAGACGATCGGGTGAATGCCTCTTGGCCTGACTACGAAGCTGCACTCAAAGCCAACAAAGCGCCATATCAAGCCTATGTTTACCCAGATACCAACCACGGGTTCCATAATGACTCGACCAGTCGATACGACAAAGAAGCAGCAGAGTTAGCGTGGTCACGAACCTTGGCGTTTTTTACTAAACACTTGGTCTAACGGAGAGAAATTACGTGCTTACCACACACGCACACTAGATATTTTACGAAAAAATGAGGGCCAGCAAGAACATGCTGGCCCTAGAATGACAACTATTGAACCTTACATCGAGTTTTAAATCGAATCATCAAACGCGCGTGCATACACATCAGCGTTCGCTTCATGCACGTATCTGCGAGCACGTCCTAGTAGTCCAACATAATCAGCTCGATAGTAGACTTTAAGCGTAGTGTCTGATGGAACCAAAGATGTAATATCGAACACAAAGTCCATCTCGAGCGAATTGAGCCCGATAAGATTAGTGGTCAGTTCACCAGTAAGCGGAGTGCCAGAAACAAGACTGGTTATTGCTCCACCTAAGCCTGACACGATTATGGTGTCGTCATATAACGTGGTCGCGGCGATTAAATCTTCTACTATGATGTGCACCATAACCGACCCACCAGCTAAAAAAGCGGTAGGCAACAAGGTTCCGTCCGTCATTTCAAACCGACTTGACGCGGTTACCTCAGTAGCATCAGTTACCCCGATTGAAAATGATTCCGAGACTGGTATCGCTTGCGCAAATACCGGAGAACTCGACAATACAAAGACGGCGAGTAGTGCGCTTGCTGTGTACTTCACAAAAATTGAATAAACGTTTTTTACTAACATAGTGGTACTCCATAAGAGTTTGCGTGGTTCCCCGCCCATAGTGTCTATAAACCACTGATTGAATTGACATCATCATGTAGTAACAATGCCAATATTATTGATTCTGAACACATCCAAACAACAACAAACTAGTGAAACTTAGACTCAAAAAACAGCCAAAGCACCAGCATTGAAATCCCCTGTAAAACTGTACAAAATCCACCAACGCTGCTTAGCTATGATGCCGCTGCAACCATTGCCACGACACTGACCGCATACCTAAACAGCGCTAAATACATGCCCCAAATTTAAAACTCCCCTTCCCACGCTTCAGCCGAATTACGACGTCATTGCCGTTATCAGTCTGTTTGAGGCGGCAGATAAAACCTCTTTTTACTTTACGACGTGGCTGCCAGACTCTACCCAGCCACACTCGTTCCAATCCTCATACCCCAAGATGATTACGCTAAATACTCTACGCAAACTCCCAGACTAAGGATTGATCTTGAGCGCGGGATCCCCAAGCAAATGCCAACCAAGTTGCACCGCCGGAAAATCGCTATACTGAGCCAATGCTTGCTTGGCCTGAATCATTGCCTCGCCGATAGTCATACCCTTAAGATACATGCGCTTATTTAGCTCAATACCTAACGCGCGCTCACCGACAGAACTAGTCAATGTCGATGCGCCCATAACACTAGCCGCCCCGTTCTCACCGGACAGCAGCAACATGTCGGATATCGTGTTGCCTCGAGGATCCACAAAATACGTGTTCCAGCAGCCCCACTGAGTAACCACCGTGGGCTTATTAAGGTTCGTTAGATCGGCCACCTGCGATGCTCGCAACATTGGAGGAGTGGTATATGCCCAGCTCTGTTGTGATGAGTGCCCAATGTAAGACACCACCGACACGCCTTGGTTGATGAGGCTTAGTAGCTTGTCATGCGCTTGCTGGTGACCATCGATATCAGGATAAACGCGAAAGTCTTCACGTACTCCATCGGACCACTCGCTCGGAATCGCAGCGATCATGTCGTCGGCATCCTTAGAGAACGACACGCCATTACCAAGGTCGTTCTTATCGGTCACCACCACTGTTCTACCTAAATACCCTGAGCGATTCTCATAGGCCTTGATCTTGCTCACTACATTGGCCAACTCACTCGGTGTTCTCGCGGAAATACGCGCCACCACCAGTTCGGGTATGCCATCTTCATTGAGGTCACCGTAGGCAACATCAGACGGAGTTTGAGTAATAGTCAGCGCACCACCTGGCGTAGTCACATAGCGCGTAGGTACTAAACTGACTGAACTCGAAGTGATGTTTTTGTAGTCCAGCGTATCGCTGCCAAGTAGCACAACCATCGTCGTGCCCATATGCGTCGCTGCGTGCTTAATGTACGACTGGATCCCTTCCGCGCCAAACATGTGATGACCGAACTGAGCATAGATATCCGCCACATCGACGACCTTAACGAGGTAGTCTTGTGCGCGTAGTGCAACGAGTTCGTCGAGCGCTGCCCCTTGCAAACTAGCATGCGTAATAATCAGATATTCAGCGGTACCCGAAGTAATGTCCGTTGGCTCGAGAACCTCTTGCACTGTGGGTTGCGGGTAAGCGGATTCACCAATTACAAGATACTCAGCGGCTACACCGCCGGTATTAAACACCACCGAGTCATCTTGATAGCGGATTCCGCGCTTATTTAGTTTTTCGATATGGCCATCGTCCAAACGCCGATAGACATTAGCCGAAGCTTCACCAAAGTTAGATACTTCGAGTTGCTCGGCATCAACAAAGCCAGCCAGATATCGTTGACCTTCGGCATCAGCAGAACGTCGATAGCTTACGCTGAATTGGTTCAGCGCAATCCGATCAAACGGCACGCCGGCAATCGCACGATAATTATATTTAAGTGTATTCGTACCTGCCTGTAAGGGTGCATTGTCAATCGCAAGCTGAGTCGCCGAATTGCCATCAAACTGCTGATCACCAACGACTATGCCATTTACTTCAATTTCAAAGTGATGATCATTGCCTTCAATCGCAAAATCGAGCAATCCGTACATATCAACCGTAATATCACCTACCGTTGCCGCAAGATTATCAACCTCAAATTGGTAACTCGGCGTGGCAAAAAAACTAAACGTCTGACCAAAGTGATAAGGGTCAGTAGATGATGGTGAGGAGAAATCATAAGTAACATTACGCTCAATCACCGCGGTATGTAGATAACTTGAAGCAGACTCCAAGCGTCGATTAACTCGGGTATGAAATGTTTGTATTGACTTACGGTTTGCTAGCGAACGATTAGCCAGCATATGTAGCACATACACTTGTTCGTCACGGTACAAACTATCAGCGGGTTCAGCATAAAATTCAATGTAGCCGCCTCCTCCAAACTGACGATTGCGACCACCGCCTTTACCCGCTGTGGCTAACTGAACCCACTCGCCATTCAGACTCAAACCAAACCGGTCGTGCCTTAAACCGGCCAGATCAGCTCCAGCGTCGACCAACTGCTCGTAGGTAATGCGATGCATACCAGCTTGTGTAGTACTCAACGTCAATAATTCGAACGCAGCCGCCGTGTTTACAAAACCGCAAACTGCGAGTGCACTAAAGAACCTAATAAATAAATTTTTCATAGCTATTTCTCGATCGTCGCTAGTTTAGTTTTTCGATTCAGACTCAATGCCTGTATCGTCCGCTTCTGGCAGATCTAGATCGTACTCACCGGATGATCGTAGCTGGTTCAAACGTCTATTAATGTTAGTACGTACTGAGTCAACATCCTCCACCTTCGGGCGAATCCGTGACCAATCGAACTCTTCTGGGGTAATCATATTTGCGCCATAAGAAGCATCAGTCTTGAATGGACCATGTGCTGTGACTTCCTCGGCATTTGATATATCCACCAATGAAAACCACTTAGCATCGGTATTTACTCGGTGAACGTATTGTCGTGTTTCCATGGCTTCACCAGGGCGACCAACAATCATTTCAGGCGTTAATAGAGTCCATTGATCGGCCTCACGAGAGTAGATTTGGAAACCCGCATGACCTACTTCGTTACTGGTTTCCCAACTAATTTCTACCCAATCGCCTTGACGCTCAGCTTTCAAATAATTGATGGTTACTGGCGTCGTTGCAAACTGTTGCTGATATGCGAAGTCAATGGCTGACTGCGTTGCGCCACCCGATAACGAGTAGCTCGGCGATGCGTTGTCACACAGCGCTGCAGTCGGCGAATCACAAACGCGATCTTCTGGCAATGGTTCACCGGCTAGATCTGGGTCACCGGTCTGTCCGTAACCATCAACCACAGAGCCACTGGTAACCACTTCGACTCGATAGTTACCGTCCGGCAAATTTGCAAAACTATAATCGCCATTGGCGTCTGTAGTGGTTTCCGAGAGCTTCACAAAACTACCGCCCTGCTCCACATACAACTCTACAACCACCGCTTGGGCTGGCACATCGGCATTACCACCAGGGCTACCGTCTAATTCCGTCGCTTCTAGTGTGCCGTTGTCATCAGGTTCGACCAAAGAGATATCCTCTATCACGATGGTGCCGCTAATTTCGTTCGACCCATTGACCCCGAAATCCGCGGTCAAATTAGGCGAGTTAGTGGTCAGAGCATAGGTCCAAGGCTTAGCTAGATTGTCACCAACCCCGCCGGTCACCAAGGTTCCGTCACCAATTTCGCTATAACCTACCGCATCGAGCACAACAACAATATATTGCCCGCTCGGCAAACTGGTGCAGTAATATTCACCATACTGATTAGTTCGTACCGTTCGAACCAAATTGTCCACACCTGGCACTGGCGCATTAGTTACCAGACCTGGATCATTTGGCGTCTCGCTGGAATCACTGTCTAACCAACACTGAATAGTAACCCCCGAAATTCCCGGCTCATCGTCATCGATAATGCCATCGGCATTAACATCGAACCAAAACCGGTTGCCTATAGAACCTAATTTAACGTCCGACACATACCCTGCGTCTTGCCCAACGATATCTGCACCGCCAGCAATAACGATTGGAGTAGGAATCACCTCAAGGGCATTCAAACCGCTTGTCACGCTCGATAAATCCGTGACCTGAATCGTATAGCTGTCATCTGGCAAACCATTGAAAACGTAGGATCCGTTGGCATTGGTTTTAGTGGTAGCCACCACATTTCCACCGCTATCTAGCAAGTTCAGCGTAACGCCTTGAAACTCACCGTCGTCAGCGGCGAGATAATCACCATTTGCATTTGAATCGGAGTAAATAGTGCCGGCAATGCTACCTAAATCGCTACCAACTTCAGGATTAAAACCGAAGTCAAGGTTGCCAATATTGTTATCCGAATCACTCGCCAAATCGATTGGGAAGTAATTAAATGATCCAACCGACAGATTGGTCGGCTGTGTATCGTTTAAGTCAACGCCCGCCGCGCCATCAACATCAGCTGACTCATAGCCAACGATTAGCCCGTCAATTAAATCAGCGCCGGTGATACCGGAAATAATCCAACTCCCATCAGCGTTGGTGGTAGTGGTTAGAATAATGTCGCCCTGTGGGTTCGCTCCGGTTGCAGTAGATGAGTCATAAATATTGACAGTCACTCCAGCAATTGGCGCTTCGCCAGCATCGTGAACGCCATCGTTGTCGACATCTACCCACATAAATCCTGACAGAATACCGTCACCGACACTCGGCTCGTAACCTACATCCACCTCAGTCACACGTTCACCTTCTGATAATAGAACGGCTTGTGGGTCAACCGTCAAATCTAGGCCTGCCGGAATATCAGCGGGGTTTGCATCCACCAGATATTCACCAGCCACCAGGTCAGGGAATATATATTCGCCATTCGCGTCAGTTTGAGTCGAAGCAACAAACTCGGGGTCAGTGGGATCACACGGAGGGGAAGCAATTGGGCTGGTACACAGATAAACTGTCATACCCGACAAATTCAACTCAGGATCATCAGCCAAACCATTGGTGGTGCCGCCGGCATTTGCCGCGTCCACAAACAATTCCCCAGAAATTGAGCCGGTCACTTCGTCGTTGATGTAACCGAAGTCAACATCACTTACATCGGCGCCGGCAACACTTACCGACAGCGCATCTAAACCACTGGTTAAGTCATAGCCAGACAATAGCGATGCCTGGTCTGTTACCGCTACCACATAGTCACCATCGGCTACACCCGAGAAGCTGTAATCGCCACTCGAATCCGTCACCGTGGTAGCTAGCACTACCGACGGCAACACACCGTCATCATCCGCCAAATCGGGCAAAACCACACTACCGTTGCCGTTCATATCGAAGAGACCAGCAATCACCGCCACGCCGTTTACCGTGGCCGTATCTGCCGCGTCTATCAGCGCGTCACCATTGATGTCGATATTACCGTCAATTACGCTGTAGCCAAGATACAGTCCATCATCAGTGGCGTCGATCAAACCATCACCGTTGATATCAAGCTGGCCGTCAATGACTTCAAGTTCGGCACTTAGCAGTGATAGTGTCACGTCCGCAAAGCCAACCTCACCAAGGTCTTCTACACCATCTTTGTCGGCATCCACAAACACCGTGCCAGAAACATCGTTCAGCGTTGCATCAACATAACCAAAGTCCACGTTGCTAGCGCTGCTGCCTAGTTCCAGAGTTAACTCTGTGGCGTTGTTAACAGCACCATCTGGATCTTCGGTTTGCGCACCGCCAGGGGCGGTCACAAGCACTTGGTAATCACCAGGCACCAGACCATCAAAGGCATAGCTACCATCAGACCCAGAATTTACTACCGACACGGTTGTCTCGTAACTTCCGTTGCCATCGGTGTCTTGCAGCAACGTTACCACCGTACCACCAATGCCTAACTCGCCATCAGTTTGATCTGCGCTGGAGTCTGCGTCGCTATAAATTACGCCGCTTATCGAACCAGAATTGTTAAAACCGAAACTATCTTGGTTATCGGTGACGCCACCAGCGACGATTACGGCATCAGAGAGTAAATTCTCTGCTTCGGATGTCGTTCCATTAAAACCGTTTAATTGGCCCTCGGTATCGTTGACCGCTAATAAATAGGTACCATCCTCCAAACCAGTAAACGATACATCGCCGTTTTCATCAGTCTGCTGAGTCGACACCACATCCGGCTGGCCATCGCCATTTAGGTCATCCGGAATACCATTTGAATCATTGTCTAAGTAAAGATTAATTGACACGCCAGCAACACCATCTTCGCCAGGGTCTTTAATGCCGTCTTGGTTCGTGTCGATCCACACCGTATCTTCAATCGTATTGAGCGCAGGATTATCAAAACCAAAGTCCACGTCGGTTACGGTCGACACACCGATATTGAGTGTGATCGGCGAACTGGTATAAGCACCTTCGCTTTGGGCACCGAGCGTTGGCGTGTAACCAACTAATTCGGGATCGGTGGCGCTTAAGCGCACAGTGTAGTCGTCGCCAAATGCCACATTGGTAAACAAGTATGACCCATCAGCACTGGTGGTCGTAGTGTCTAGCAATATGCCTGACGCGTTATACAGCTCAACCACCACACCAGCAATGCCAGCCTCACCAGCATCTTGAATACCATCGCCGTCAGCATCAGCCCAAACGAGGTTGCCAATTGCGCCAGTATTGGCCGGCGCAACATAACCAAAATCAATACCAGTAACTGCATCGTTGGGTTCCAAAGAAACCGCTTTAGGGTCAACACCGCCAACACCAAAGGTGTTGATTAAACCCGCTGGTAAGGTAGTGTCATCAACGTTAATCGTATAGTCGCCAACCGGAACATCCGTGAAGGAATACGCCCCATTCGCATCGGTAACGGTGGTCGCTGCCACGCCGCCTAAGTCATCCAATAACTCAACAACAATACCAGACAGCTCGGCTTCTTCGAGATCGTTGATCCCATCTCGGTCTTGATCTAACCAAACACTGCCGCCAACACTCGATGTTTGAGCATCAACAAAGTTGTTATTCGCGTCGACTTCGTCAACCGCCACCGACACAGGAATCTGATTGTCATTGGCATTGCCGTTGCCCGCTGCATCGGTGTCTACTGATTGCGTATCACTCACCGATGAATAACCCGCAGGGTCGACCTCGACAATCACGTAATCGCCAACTATGACGTCTTCAAATAGAAAGTCTCCGTTAATATCCGTCACAGCCGTATAAGCTAAAACTCCGTCGCTAGGATCACCGTCACCATTTGGGTCGGTGTACAACAGTATACTTACCCCAGCTAGATCAACATCACCAACACCATCGAAGTTCTGATCGGCTGATACATTGCCAGACACATCTCCCGTGGCAAGTTGGTCGGTCACTGAACCCTCAATCGGTGTGGGCAATTCTACCGACGTGGTCGACGCCGTGTTTTCTAGCTCCGTAATTCCGGCGGCAATAGGGTCATCAACAATTACATCAAAAGTGACTACCAATGTCTCCCCTGGCGGCAAGTCTATATCATCGCCTGCGGTCACCATATTTGGTGGCGCACTCGCAGCATCGTTAATTGTTCCTAAGTACT
The sequence above is a segment of the Arenicella xantha genome. Coding sequences within it:
- a CDS encoding dienelactone hydrolase family protein codes for the protein MNDFTDHQKHTDSSIAIPQEAFDWYDEYAHGDIDRRTFLARLGTLAIVGLSASTIAAALIPDYALAEQVSFNDPDIRAEYTTFSTPKGHGEGRGYLVVPQGNEKPMPTVLVVHENRGLNPYIEDVARRLGKQGFIAFAPDALHPLGGYPGNDDEGRAMQRSLDRAKIEQDFLAAANFLKQHTKGNGKLGVVGFCFGGYISNMLAAAAPEIIDAAVPFYGTPASADLIPNVRGPLLIQFAEKDDRVNASWPDYEAALKANKAPYQAYVYPDTNHGFHNDSTSRYDKEAAELAWSRTLAFFTKHLV
- a CDS encoding mannan-binding lectin, which gives rise to MRKIILAKMNVRGKRARLWLAKQIAVCLVTSFVIAQSAYSPTLWAAEPSAVAASLSNADQVKNCDFSQAANWWQRSVTQVPGSIASNPVTGSPEFCEFYQFAQDWFLYLISPSAKPGLANWQDQAQYPVLEIGANSCDGATKDRGLSIRTAKTIDDTGAIILPERTDQAGAHAIYDQAGNVVFYEIRLSHNLCDYAAIQSEPNFPAKTVEMKMAWRVMKPNESTDGFVLSDATIDGVDYTLGMIGWHIVVAADNHPEMVWITLDHQANAVDCADMAKGQSAYDFTSEACAVDATACQKLNESQPFTTVSLPSGQRGNDICQEFPYGTVEGDPIDTRNGLNIALIEKLNAAQQTVLAGAGVPASLDVWKSYEFNGALWVSDISKGSGSSSPASTTNQRGSLELANVVLETTFQGSAANGGGALNCFGCHNYNGTANVANQPNTSFAAHLSHSFDDMILGQCKDVASATLINNQAQADAACPTACAPQAGFSKWNGQWTNKGVPMTVCGCCPDSVK
- a CDS encoding C25 family cysteine peptidase — translated: MKNLFIRFFSALAVCGFVNTAAAFELLTLSTTQAGMHRITYEQLVDAGADLAGLRHDRFGLSLNGEWVQLATAGKGGGRNRQFGGGGYIEFYAEPADSLYRDEQVYVLHMLANRSLANRKSIQTFHTRVNRRLESASSYLHTAVIERNVTYDFSSPSSTDPYHFGQTFSFFATPSYQFEVDNLAATVGDITVDMYGLLDFAIEGNDHHFEIEVNGIVVGDQQFDGNSATQLAIDNAPLQAGTNTLKYNYRAIAGVPFDRIALNQFSVSYRRSADAEGQRYLAGFVDAEQLEVSNFGEASANVYRRLDDGHIEKLNKRGIRYQDDSVVFNTGGVAAEYLVIGESAYPQPTVQEVLEPTDITSGTAEYLIITHASLQGAALDELVALRAQDYLVKVVDVADIYAQFGHHMFGAEGIQSYIKHAATHMGTTMVVLLGSDTLDYKNITSSSVSLVPTRYVTTPGGALTITQTPSDVAYGDLNEDGIPELVVARISARTPSELANVVSKIKAYENRSGYLGRTVVVTDKNDLGNGVSFSKDADDMIAAIPSEWSDGVREDFRVYPDIDGHQQAHDKLLSLINQGVSVVSYIGHSSQQSWAYTTPPMLRASQVADLTNLNKPTVVTQWGCWNTYFVDPRGNTISDMLLLSGENGAASVMGASTLTSSVGERALGIELNKRMYLKGMTIGEAMIQAKQALAQYSDFPAVQLGWHLLGDPALKINP
- a CDS encoding SdrD B-like domain-containing protein translates to MKFNRKFRDLVGCIFGSLDAKHSGLLATIGIFLLFPTSGYAQTCPANSSPATFSWSTGVGTGNEWLDTNNTDGASQNYTVNYTDGLGNPQSVVVTATLIDPDGRNFDSNFTCPANVIAAGGSCDIDPPPGLDITTETNGAFGTGFLTVGMASSDSTDVVGFEFSFSEPGYVVDYQVADIDDVGYNAPSNTLPVSSFQDVVQVNASLSGSNVPITISNAGSNVTVVGQTSSANYVTGVSGGVATTDPAGQITISAPNLIDSLSVSYSNGPDDAAAEASGGEPAPHGESDGHAIRLAGFTFCAVDEPELEITKVSSAAGAAVSPGDTLTYTITVTNTGSGTANDVTLSDLLPPGVTYVNATAQKTYPGLVSDSFNHIFAANQNFASTLTQAYNTTPDLPADSSITSFAFASAGGTTDWRSDIGLDVSIANGTTYAFGPGSFGGNNQGPWNVTFGPNAQTGNAVGNYSFEWRDTYTLSGGTNTSGSLDFTVNYEYLGTINDAASAPPNMVTAGDDIDLPPGETLVVTFDVIVDDPIAAGITELENTASTTSVELPTPIEGSVTDQLATGDVSGNVSADQNFDGVGDVDLAGVSILLYTDPNGDGDPSDGVLAYTAVTDINGDFLFEDVIVGDYVIVEVDPAGYSSVSDTQSVDTDAAGNGNANDNQIPVSVAVDEVDANNNFVDAQTSSVGGSVWLDQDRDGINDLEEAELSGIVVELLDDLGGVAATTVTDANGAYSFTDVPVGDYTINVDDTTLPAGLINTFGVGGVDPKAVSLEPNDAVTGIDFGYVAPANTGAIGNLVWADADGDGIQDAGEAGIAGVVVELYNASGILLDTTTTSADGSYLFTNVAFGDDYTVRLSATDPELVGYTPTLGAQSEGAYTSSPITLNIGVSTVTDVDFGFDNPALNTIEDTVWIDTNQDGIKDPGEDGVAGVSINLYLDNDSNGIPDDLNGDGQPDVVSTQQTDENGDVSFTGLEDGTYLLAVNDTEGQLNGFNGTTSEAENLLSDAVIVAGGVTDNQDSFGFNNSGSISGVIYSDADSSADQTDGELGIGGTVVTLLQDTDGNGSYETTVSVVNSGSDGSYAFDGLVPGDYQVLVTAPGGAQTEDPDGAVNNATELTLELGSSASNVDFGYVDATLNDVSGTVFVDADKDGVEDLGEVGFADVTLSLLSAELEVIDGQLDINGDGLIDATDDGLYLGYSVIDGNIDINGDALIDAADTATVNGVAVIAGLFDMNGNGSVVLPDLADDDGVLPSVVLATTVTDSSGDYSFSGVADGDYVVAVTDQASLLSGYDLTSGLDALSVSVAGADVSDVDFGYINDEVTGSISGELFVDAANAGGTTNGLADDPELNLSGMTVYLCTSPIASPPCDPTDPEFVASTQTDANGEYIFPDLVAGEYLVDANPADIPAGLDLTVDPQAVLLSEGERVTEVDVGYEPSVGDGILSGFMWVDVDNDGVHDAGEAPIAGVTVNIYDSSTATGANPQGDIILTTTTNADGSWIISGITGADLIDGLIVGYESADVDGAAGVDLNDTQPTNLSVGSFNYFPIDLASDSDNNIGNLDFGFNPEVGSDLGSIAGTIYSDSNANGDYLAADDGEFQGVTLNLLDSGGNVVATTKTNANGSYVFNGLPDDSYTIQVTDLSSVTSGLNALEVIPTPIVIAGGADIVGQDAGYVSDVKLGSIGNRFWFDVNADGIIDDDEPGISGVTIQCWLDSDSSETPNDPGLVTNAPVPGVDNLVRTVRTNQYGEYYCTSLPSGQYIVVVLDAVGYSEIGDGTLVTGGVGDNLAKPWTYALTTNSPNLTADFGVNGSNEISGTIVIEDISLVEPDDNGTLEATELDGSPGGNADVPAQAVVVELYVEQGGSFVKLSETTTDANGDYSFANLPDGNYRVEVVTSGSVVDGYGQTGDPDLAGEPLPEDRVCDSPTAALCDNASPSYSLSGGATQSAIDFAYQQQFATTPVTINYLKAERQGDWVEISWETSNEVGHAGFQIYSREADQWTLLTPEMIVGRPGEAMETRQYVHRVNTDAKWFSLVDISNAEEVTAHGPFKTDASYGANMITPEEFDWSRIRPKVEDVDSVRTNINRRLNQLRSSGEYDLDLPEADDTGIESESKN